From the Streptococcus halotolerans genome, the window TGAGTGGGCACCATAAAAACATCCGGCGCTGGCGGTTGGAAGAAAGTATCCGTAAAACTTATCTACGCCGGCCGGACCTTTTGGAAACTTACACCTTTACCAAAGAAGAAGCTGACATATTAGAAAACATCAAGCGAGAGCTTGACGATACGCAAGACTGAGAAAGGCTAAAATGACGGAAAAAAACATTTATGACATTACCATCATCGGTGGGGGACCTGTTGGGCTTTTTGCCGCCTTTTATGCTGGACTTCGTGGCATGAAGGTTAAAATCATTGAAAGTTTGTCTGAACTTGGCGGTCAGCCAGCTGTCCTTTATCCTGAAAAAGTAATTTATGATATTCCTGCCTATCCAGCCATTACGGCAGGAGAGTTGTCGGAAAATCTCATCAAGCAAGTGGAACGTTTTGAAGATCGGACGACCATCTGCCTTAAAGAAGAAGTGCAAACCTTTGAGAAAAAAGAAGGTGTCTTTAACATTCAAACTAATAAGGCAGAGCATTTGTCAAAAGCGATTATCATCGCCTGTGGTAATGGGGCTTTCGCACCACGTCCACTTGGCTTGCCAGATGAAGCTATCTATGCCGAGGATAATCTCTACTACAATGTCCATCAAGTCGATCCTTTTATTGGAAAAAATGTGGTCATCTGTGGTGGTGGTGATTCTGCTGTTGATTGGGCTAATATGCTAGAGCCAGTTGCAGCCAGTGTCACCATTGTTCATCGTAGAGATGCTTTTCGCGCACACGAGCACAGCGTTGAGATCATGAAAGAGTCGTCTGTCAAGACTATGACACCCTACCTACCAATGGCCATCATTGGGGAAAATGGCAGAGCAACCAGCTTACGTGTTCAAAAAATCAAGGAAGAAGAAACCCTCGATTTACCATTAGATGCCTTGATTGTCAGTTTTGGATTTTCAACCAATAATAAAAACCTTAAAAATTGGAACCTAGATTACAAACGTAATCGTATCTTTGTAGACCAAGTCTTGAAAACCAGTATGGATGGTGTTTATGCCATCGGAGATGTTGCTGAATACCCAGGTAAGGCAGATTTGATCGCTACAGGGTTTGGAGAAGCACCTACGGCAGTCAACGAAGCCATCAACTACATTTACCCAGATCGTGACAATCGGGTGGTGCATTCAACATCATTGATTAAAGAGTAAGGGCATCATTGGTGTCCCTTTTAGTCCTCACCAAGAAAGTCAAAAGCGTACTTGGTGAGGAGCAGTATTAGTTAACTGTTGACAATAGAGAAAAAATCCAAGATAAGTGCCTTGGATTTTTTTGGTGTTTTAATAGTCTTCCAACCCTTCTAAATCTAGAACTTTGATGGTTTTTAAGTCTCTTTCGATTAACGTTTTGTTTTCGAGTACTTTGAATTTCCGCGATAAGGTCTCAGGACTAGTTCCTAAAAAGGTTGCCAATTCTTTCATTTTCATTGGCAGTTCAAGGTAGTGACTATCTGACGCCTTAGCTAGATTATAGAGATAGAAAGCTAAGCGTTCTTCTACTTTTTCCATGCTAAGAAACTGTGTTTGCTGTTCCAGCTGGTGTGTTTTTTCAGCATTGATAGACATTAAGGTTAAGGTTAACTGAGGATAATTTTCCAAAAGTTGGACAAAGTCAGATCGTTTCAGCAAGCAGATTTCAGTTTTTTGTAAGGCTTGACCAAAGAGGTTATCATTTGTGACGCCAAATAGGAAGTGATCACCTTCATAGTCTCCGGGTTGAGCGATGCGAAGCAGTTGCTCCCGTCCATTATTAGTCAAACGATAAACTTTCATGGCTCCTTTAGCGACCAGAGCCAACTGTGCTTCATGGTCTGGCGAAAAAATCAGATCACCTTTTTGAAACACTTGGTGATGCATCAGCTGTTCAATACGCTCTTGATCGTCGATGGGAAGGTGGTTAAATAGTGGAACCAGAGAGACACAAAGATGGTCGTGCGTCATAGTCATTTCCTTTCAAAACTAAAATCAATACCCTTTTCTTTTATTATAGCACAGGTCACGCTTGTGCTAATTGAAAAGCTTTTTCAAGCAAACGATACGTTTTTTCAAAGGTAGGACAAACATCATCTGGAATAGCAAAGTGATGTGTCATCCTATCAAGCTCTTGAAACTCTGCTTTGTAAGGATGCTGGTTAGTCACATGTTGCTGAATGTTGTGATAAAGATTTTTGACCTCAAAAACTTCAGGGTGATGTTTACCGTGAACTTTTGTAATAGCACTGGTATAGAGGTCCAGTTCTTCTTGGTGTTCTTTTAAAAATGTTTGTAAATCCATGAGTGTCTCCTTTAAGCAGATACTTTCGTTTTTAAAACCTTATAACCAATAGTTTCAATAGCAGCGGCAATCGTTTTAGCATCGGTTAATGATTCATCAAATCGCAGCTTAGCTTTGCTGGCATTGAAAAGTACTTTAATACTGTTTCGATCAACTCCATCAACACGACTAATGGCTGCCTTGATTTTTTCCATGCAAGAGGG encodes:
- a CDS encoding NAD(P)/FAD-dependent oxidoreductase, which gives rise to MTEKNIYDITIIGGGPVGLFAAFYAGLRGMKVKIIESLSELGGQPAVLYPEKVIYDIPAYPAITAGELSENLIKQVERFEDRTTICLKEEVQTFEKKEGVFNIQTNKAEHLSKAIIIACGNGAFAPRPLGLPDEAIYAEDNLYYNVHQVDPFIGKNVVICGGGDSAVDWANMLEPVAASVTIVHRRDAFRAHEHSVEIMKESSVKTMTPYLPMAIIGENGRATSLRVQKIKEEETLDLPLDALIVSFGFSTNNKNLKNWNLDYKRNRIFVDQVLKTSMDGVYAIGDVAEYPGKADLIATGFGEAPTAVNEAINYIYPDRDNRVVHSTSLIKE
- a CDS encoding Crp/Fnr family transcriptional regulator, which produces MTHDHLCVSLVPLFNHLPIDDQERIEQLMHHQVFQKGDLIFSPDHEAQLALVAKGAMKVYRLTNNGREQLLRIAQPGDYEGDHFLFGVTNDNLFGQALQKTEICLLKRSDFVQLLENYPQLTLTLMSINAEKTHQLEQQTQFLSMEKVEERLAFYLYNLAKASDSHYLELPMKMKELATFLGTSPETLSRKFKVLENKTLIERDLKTIKVLDLEGLEDY
- a CDS encoding heavy-metal-associated domain-containing protein, with translation MSQLVIQLEELACPSCMEKIKAAISRVDGVDRNSIKVLFNASKAKLRFDESLTDAKTIAAAIETIGYKVLKTKVSA